CGATATCGAGCTGCAGGAAGGAGAAACTTTCGACGAAGCCATGATGCGGGCAAGGCAGGAAAGGTCTTCGCAGAAGGCCGGTGCAAGGGCGATACAAAATAAGGCAGCGGGGCAGCAAGGCTCTGACCAGCAGGCCGCACAGACCCAGCAGACTGAGCAGAATGGTTCTGACCAGCAGGGGCAGAACGCACAGGCCTCCCAGCAGGAGCTAACTCCCGAACAGCAGGAGGCGATGGAGAGAAACAGACAGGCCATGGAAAAGGCTATGGAATTTCTCAAAAAAGCCAGACAGCAGCGGGAAGAAGCGAAAGAGAAATATCCTGAGAAATTTGAGCAGAAAAACCAGCCTCAGCCATCAAAACAAACTCAGACAAAAAATACAGCCAGACAAGACGGCCAGACACTCAAGCCGATAAAGCAGGGCGATACTGTTCAGGCAGCAGAACTTCCGGCCGCAAAAGAAGCGGCTGAAGGCGATTTTGACGTACCGGAAATAGGAGATGCCAATAAGAAGCTTAATTTGAGCGTTAAGCTCCCTGAAAAGGTGGAAATTACATCTCTTATAGAGCTTGTTGGAAAGCAGCTCGGGCTAAACTACATCTACGACCAAAACAAAGTGCGCGGCGAGGTGATGCTCAAGGTTCACAACGGCAAGATCAAGGTGAAAGACCTGTACGGCCTGCTTGAGTCTGTTTTGAAGTTCCGCGGATTTATAATGACACGCCGCGGGAATCTGGTAACTATTGTAACCAAGAACGAGGCATCAGAGCTCGACCCTGCAATAGTGGAAGGCGATCAAGACGTAAAGCCCGGTGATGTTATAATTACAAGAGTTTTCAAGCTCGACCACATAAACACCGATTCGGCAAAGAAGATGCTGATGAGTATGAAGCTGGGGATAAGCATTGTTGATCTGCCTGAAACTAGGAGCTTAATCGTTACCGGCTATTCATACCGAATGCCTCGAATCCAGAAGATGCTTTCTCTTGTGGATGTTGCAGGTGAGAAGCGAGTTTTTGAATACCGTAGGCTCGAATACACGCTCGCATCATCTCTGGTGGATAAGGTTGAAGCGCTTGCTCAAAACCTCGGAACAGTTGATGTAACTGTCTCCTCCTCTTCTTCCTCGCAGCGGCAGCCTGTAAGGCGTGATTCAAAAGGAAGAATAATTCCCAATAAGAAAAACGGAAGCTCATCGTCCACAGTGGGGCAGGGAAAAACTGAAGGCGTTTATCTCGACGTTGATGACAGGACAAACCGCATTCTTATGATCGGCACAGAAGAGGAAATTAAAGAAGTAGAAGGGCTTATTGAGGCCTTTGATGTTCCAAAGCAGGACCTTCGCAAAATACAGCAGTATGATATTGAGTTCGTAGGAGCGGAGGTAGTGATTGATGCCCTTGAGCAGCTCGGAATTGTTGCTGGCGAGCAGTCTTCAGCAAGCAGGCTTGCCACGGCGAGAAGACCCAGGGGCAGCACGCAGCAGAAATCCAACAGCCCTTCAAACGCAGTGATAGAAGATGCCAAGGAGGTGCTGGAGGACGAGCCGCAGGTGGTTCTGCTGGAAACAAGCAATTCTCTGCTGGTTAATGCTACAGACGAGCAGCACGAAAAGATACATTCGATTATAGGATATATTGATGTGGAGCCGGAGGAAGATGCGGCGCCGGTGAAGGTGTATCCGCTTGAGAATCAGTCTGTGCAGGATATCGAGGAAACGCTCGTGGAAGTGGTGGAGAGGATTGCAAAGGATAAGGCGGAAAAGGCCGGCCTTTCCGGCCAGAGCTCTGCCGGCGGCAGTTCATCTTCAAGGGGTAAAATCCAGAAAACTTCGCTCAGCTCCAAGGGAGCCGGCAATACCGAGGTTACAATCACAGGCGATGAAGGTACGAACTCTATTATCGTTTATGCAAACAAAAAGGATCAGGACTGGATCGAAAAGCTTATCACTGAGCTCGACAAAAAACGCCCGCAGGTGCTGATTGATGTTACACTTGTGGAGGTGAGCCAGAAGGATGAATTTGAATACGATCTTGATGTTGCTACAAGCAAGAATGGGCTTGACGATACGAGCGGAGCAATATCTGCCCCTATAAACGCAGGGAATGTTGCTTTGGGCAATTTCCTTGAAGGAAGATGGGATACAGAAAACGATAAATTTAAAGGGTTCTATTCAGATTCTGATATCCAATCTCTCCTTACCGTAATGAAGAAAAAGAATTACGGCCGTATTATGGCAAAGCCCAAACTGCTTGTAAACGATAATCAGGAAGGTACGATTGAAACTACTACGACTACCTACAAGCCGCAGACCCAAACTGATTATGTGGGCGATGAAAATCCCACTGCTGTAGAATCCCAAACTTGGGAGGCCTATAACGCAGGTGTTAATCTCACAATCACTCCACATATCAGCGAGGGCGATCTTTTGAGACTTGAAATTAAGGTGAATCGAACCGATTTTGATTATTCAACATCAAGCTCGACCAGTGAGCGCCCTTATGATGAGATAAAAAGCGATGTTAAGACAGTAGTTACTGTTCCTGACAGCAGCACTATTATCCTTGGCGGCTTGATTTCGATCAATCAGGGCAAAGGCGGAAGCAAAGTGCCTATACTGGGAGATATTCCATTAGTAGGGGGACTTTTCAAAACTGTTAGTAACAGTGATGACCAATCCAAACTCTATGTTTTTGTTAAAGCCAACATATTGAGGCCTACGAGCGGCACAAAGACCGGCTTGGATGATCTTTTAGAACAATCTGAGCTTCAGCGTGAATCGTTTGAAGAGGCTGAACAGAATTTCCACAAATATCAGGATTTCCCCGGCCTTGAAAGCAAAAAAATGGAGCCTGATAAAGTGTTAGAAATGGAATAGGTTCCGTTAGCAGTTTAAGGTCTATTTTAGAGTAAAAGATATTGATGAGCAAATTAACCAAACAGCAGATATTTGAGAGACTTAACGAGGAATCGAAAAACCTGAAAAAGCAATTTTCGGTTTCGAGCTTAGGTTTATTCGGCTCGTTTGCACACAATCAGGCAGGCGAGGACAGCGATATTGATCTGCTCGTTCGGCTTGACAAACCGACATTCCGAAATTATATGGGCTTAAAGCATCATTTTGAAAAAGAATTCGGCAGAAAAGTTGACCTTGTAATGGAAGGTACAGTTAAGCCGCGTCTGCGCTGCAAAATAGACAGTGAGGTTGAATATGCCGAGGAATTTTAAAGTAAGGATTCAGGATATCTTGGACGCAGTCAATTTTTCGGCTGATGAATAATTTGCATCAGTTTATCGCCGAAATGCAGAATTATATTCAGAGTGAAGATAAAGAAGAAATATTTAGTACAGCAAATGAATTAGAAAAGATGTTAGTAACATTGGCAAAAAAATAAAGGCAAGTATCGGCTAAGTGAAGTGGGCAAAGCATTCAGCTCCCTATTGCCTCGTGCCTCGTGCCTATTGCCTTATTCCTAACAGAAAAAAATATGAAAGAATTATTAGTAAACAAAGCTAGAGAAACGGGAATAGTTGACGGTGAGCTCCTTGAGCGTTATCTCGGGGAGAATTCCGGCGATCCCCGCCGCATAGATGATCTTGTTCTGGGCTGCCATAACTTCACAGAGGAATCGGTTCTCAAGCTTTTTGCAGAGGCCCTTGATATGCCTTTTGTTGAAGAGATACGCCCAACGGATGTGCCGGCAGAATTCATCGATAATGTCCCTGCGGTTTATGCTCAGAATCATTATGTGGTAGCTGATTCGGGCGGCGGGGAAGGAATGCTTCGTGTGATAAGCTTCCAGCCGCTGAACTTCGAGGTTTACGACAACGTCTCCCGTATGACGGGCATGGAAGTGGAGCCGGCAATTTCCACAAAAACCAACATAACAGCAGCGATCGATGAAGCCTACGAGCAGAAAACAAGTGTTGCAGAGGAGGTGGCCGAGGAGCTTGATTCTCAGAATCTGGACAATTTGGTAAACGAGGTATCCAGCTCCGACGACCTTCTGGATGTTGTAAACCGCCCGCCGGTGATAAGGCTCGTGAATGATATATTCTTCCGTGCTCTTCAGATGCGGGCAAGCGATATACACATTCATCCGTTCGAGAACAAAATCCAGATCCGATACCGCATTGACGGCATACTCTACGACAGCCTCAGCCTCAACCGCAACGTACTTCCCTTGATTATCTCGCGTATCAAGGTTATGGCGGGGATGGATATCGCTGAGCGCCGCCTGCCCCAAGACGGGCGAACAGCCGTACGTCTCGGCCAGCGTGAGATAGACCTTCGTGTAAGCACTGTGCCCACCGCCTACGGCGAGCGGTGCGTGCTTCGTATTCTCGATAAGTCCAAAGGTGTTCTTCAGCTTGAAGACCTCGGCTTTATCGGAGAAGACCTCAAAACATTCGATCAGCTCCTAAAGAAATCTCACGGAGTAATATTTGTTACCGGCCCCACGGGAAGCGGTAAGAGCACGAGCCTATATGCAGCTCTTCAGAGGATTAATTCCTCCGAGAAGAACATTATGACAGTTGAAAATCCAATCGAGTATCAGCTCGAGGGCATAAGCCAGATGCAGGTGTCTGAGAAAAAGGGTATGACTTTCGCAAACGCCCTTCGCCATATACTCAGGCAGGATCCTGATGTGATTATGGTGGGTGAGGTTCGTGATGAGCAGACTGCAAGAATGGCAATTCAGTCTTCGCTCACAGGACACCTTGTTTTCAGTACGCTCCATACAAACGATTCAGCAAGCTCTATGAGCAGGCTCATCGATTTGGGCGTGGAGCCGTATCTGGTGAGCTCTTCGATTATAGCAATAATGGCCCAGAGGCTTGCAAGGAGAATCTGCCCGAGCTGCAGGGTGGAATATCGCCCGAAGTCCCACGAGCTCCGCGAGCTCGGCCTCAGTGAATCCACAGACACCCATTTCTATATGGGCGAGGGATGCGAGAAATGCTTCAACACCGGCTACCGCGGCCGTATAGGGCTGTATGAGCTTCTGGTGGTAAACGAGGAGCTCCGCAGTATGGTATCGGATAATCTGCCTGCAGGGGTGCTGAAGAAGAAGGCCGTTGAGCAGGGACTCAAAACGCTTCGTATGGACGGAGCTATGAAGGTGATGGCCGGCGATACGACCATATCAGAAGTTCTCAGGGTAACACAAACAGACCTGCTTTAATACCGGAGAATCTTATGCCTCGCTACAGTTATACTGCATACAACCAGAACAGCAAGAAACAGAAAGGAACAGTTTCTGCGGAGAATTCCTATGATGCCCGCAAGCAGCTTAGAAACCGCGGTCTTCATCCGCTCAAGGTGGAGGAAGTTAGAGGCGAGGGCGGCAGCGAGGGATTCAGCCTCAAGCCCACAAACCCTTCCAAGCTTGTAGGAGAATTCTCTAAGGAGCTTTCCCTTCTGCTGAAATCCGGCATCAAGCTAACAGACGGGATAGGGGTTCTCTCCGAGCAGCAGTCTCATTCGGGCTTCAAGAACGCACTTTCCGATATAAGAGAGCGTGTGGTGAGCGGAGAATCTTTTGCAGAGGCGGTTAAAGATTATCCGCAGTATTTTGATGTGATTTATGTTAATATGGCGAGGGTGGGTGAATATACTGGCCGTTTTGCGGAAAATCTTGCTTCGGTTGCAAATTTTATGGAAAAGCGCCAGAAGATGCAGTCCCGCCTTGCTACGGCTATGATATACCCTGCAATACTGATCACATTCGGCATAGGGCTGATGATCTTCTTCACAAGCTTTGTTATTCCAAAAATGGCCACTCAGCTCCAGAAAATGAATCAGGAGCTGCCCGCTGTTACCAAAGGGGTGATTGCTGTCAGTGAGGTGATCACTAATCTCAAAGCTGTTCTTGCTATTGTGGTGGTGCTGGTGCTTATTGGGCTTTTGTTCAAGTATATTTTGAGAACAAGCAGGGGGAAGCTGCTTTTCGACAGGCTCGTTGTCAATATGCCTGTTACGGGAAAACTGATGCGTGAGAGCATTGCAGCCCGCTTTGCAATGACCCTCTCGGAGCTGCTTCGTTCCGGGCTGCCTGTGGCAGAATCGCTCAAGGTGGTCTCAGATGTTACAAGAAATATGGTGATGGTGAAGGCCATTGGCGAATCAAGAGACAGAATTATGACGGGCTCAAGCATTGCCGCTCCGCTGAAAGACAGCGGAATACTCGACAGAACTACCGCCCATATGGTGGAGGTAGGCGAGAAAAGCGGTGAGCTGGAACTGATGCTCCAGAATGTGGGGCAGAAGCTTGAGGCCTCTACAGACACATTTATTGAAAGACTGAATGCAATAATAGAGCCGGTGATTATTATTTTTATAGCTGCCGGCATTGCTACACTTGCCCTTGCGATGATTTTACCGATTGTCCGGTTTACAACTGGGCAGATCTGAGGCAGTTTGATTTGTATTAAAATTAACAAAAAAGGAGTATATAAAATGAAAAAACGTAAGATGAATAAAGGCTTCTCGCTTGTTGAGGTTATGGCGGCTCTGATTATCATCGGCCTGCTTACAGCGATTGTTGCTCAGAACTTCCTCGCCCAGACAGACAAGGCGAGAGTTAAGCAGACCAAAGCCAATCTAAAGATGCTTCATAATGCTGTTTCGCAGTTCAAGCTTGATACTGGAAGATATCCTTCTGCAGATGAAGGCCTGAGCGTGCTCGTGGAAGAGCCTGCAGATGTGCAGGGCTGGAATCCCAGCGGATACCTCCAGACCACTGACCTGCCTACCGATGCATGGGGGAATGAATTCTTCTATCAGGAATACCCCGAGAGCGGCAAGCCGTTTGTGATTATCAGCTTTGGAGCCGACGGCGAGGCCGGCGGAGAGGGCTACGATGCAGACCTTTATTCCACAGATGCAAACTGAATTAGGGCAGATAACGCCTGCTTCCCGAAATCACAATGCCGGCAGGTAATATCTGCGGGAAACGTTTTTCGGGCAGCCGGTGAATGGTGAGATTATGAAAGGATCCCCGAAAAACATTCTTGGTTTTTCTCTTGTTGAAATGATGATGTGCCTTGTGGTAGTGGGGCTCATAACGGGGATTGTTATATACGCCTCAAACACACTTTCAACAAGCGCAAGATTTCAGAGACAGGCGTATCACATACTTGAAACTTTCAGGGAAGCATCAATCGCTGCTTCTCAGTCAGACCGCCGCTACGGCGTGATGTTTGATTTTATCAATTTTGAATACGTTCTTTACGAAATAAATACAGACCAGCCCTACAGCAAGGGCTTCGAAACCCTTAGAGAAGAGGACATACTTGAATCACGCAGCTTCAATGATTACTGCGAGCTTCTGTATGTTCAGTTCGACGACGGCGAATACATAGACAGCACCTCTGAGCAGGGCAAGGCCCTGTTCCTTGTTGGCAAAGGGGGCTGGGACTACGGCGGGAAGGTAGTTCTTTCCGATATTGAAGGGAATCTTCATTCTATTGTAGTAAACAGGCTCGGAAACAATCCTGAGCTTCTCGAGGGAGACGTTCAGCTTTTAGAGCCGGCGTATGATTTGAGCTTTTGATGAAAACTTTGAGCCAAAACAGAAAAGCCTTTACGCTCCTTGAATCTATGGCAGCATTGTTTGTAATGGGAATCGTAACCACGGGGGTTATGGTTACTATCTCAAACTGCATCGATTCAATGACAGATATGCGTCTAGAGCAGGAGGCTGTGAAGCTCGCAAGAGAGAATATGGAATATCTCCTTGCAGAGAAGGATGTGCGCGAGTATGTCGAAAGCGGGGTGGATGAATACAATCCGAATCTCAGCTGGGAGATGGGCTATGAGGTGAAAACCTTTCCCGAAACAGATCAGCAGTGGATTAAGGCTTTTTCTATGGTCGAATTCTACAACAGCGATAATGAGCTTGACAGTGTGGAGCTGGAAAACTGGCTTGCAAAGCTGAGTATGAGAGAGTCTCAGCAGCTTGAAGAGCAGCGCCAGTTAGAGCAGGAGTATCTCGATCAGCTTGCAGAAGACGATTCCGAGTATTCAGATGAGCAGAAAGATGGACAGAGCTCGCAGGAAGAATCTCAAGCTCAAGGTGAAGACCGAGATGCTCGAAACGACAGCGACGAAGACTCAGACTCCCCCAGCTCCCAGCAGGACTCAGAATCTGGGCAGCGACAGCCTCAAAGCGATTTTGAGAATCTCAAGGATGAAGTAATGAATATGTTCGGAGGGCAGGAATGAGAAAAGGCCTTACTCTTCTTGAACTTCTTGCAGCTCTCGCTGTTACCTCAATTATTCTAATCACGATGGTAACGCTTTTGTATGCCTCTCAGAATACGCTGAAAACGATTAACACAGAGCTGGACGAAAGCACAAGGTCGCAGGAAGTTTTGCAGAAAATTGCAGAGGATATAAACGAATTTGCCGCTGAAGGGGAGAATGTAACGTTCAAGCTTGAATCAAAAAATACGCCGGAAGGATTGCTCTACAGATTCGAAATGATCAACTATTTCAACACCAGTTCTAATCAGAAGGATGTTTTCAAAAAGGTAGTTTGGCAGAGTGATTTTGATGTTATGCTCGGCACATTCGTTATCTACAGAAGCAGAAGCGGGATGAAGCTTGAAGACAGCGTCGTAAGCACTGAACAGCAGCAGAACCCGGAAAGAGAAATATACGTGCCCGTAACTACCGGCGCCACATACTTCAGCATTCAGGCCTACGATAATGACAACCTGCTTGATGAGTGGAAAGATGATAATATGCCGGGCGCTATGTTTATTGGCATATCCTTCGCTCCGCCCGTGGAGCTTATAACAGGCGAGGTGGTTGTGCCAGAGGAAGACCGCTCATACAGAACAGTATCTGTGAGCAGATCCAGAAACTACGACTTCAAGTTTGTGGAGAAAGATCTGGAAGCGGAGTATGAGGAGCTTCTCGAAGAAGATGAAGAAGAATCTGAAAGCGAGCAGGACCCTGAGGCTCAGGAAAAAGCGGGCAGAGAAGACAATCCGGAAATCCCTGCTTCCGGATCTGACAGTGCAGGTGGTGAATCTGAAGCATTAGAGAGGGGCGAATGAAAAGACGCGGCTCAGGAAACAGAAAAGCAGCAGCGCTTATCATTACAATGATGGCAATGGCCGTTCTTGTTTCGATGAGCTATGTTACTGTATCCAAGCTTCTTTCGCGTGAAAGGCGCCACAACTACATTGTAAACTATATGAAGGCAAACTATGCCTGCGATTCTGCAACCAGATACGCCGAGAACCGGTTCAACAACAGCGTTGATTTGGATCTCAAAAGCAGAAGATACCTCCCCGATTTTTCTGATTTGTTTATGCAGGATACTGAGCAGTATCAGTTTATGCTTTCTCAATTCGCCGAATCGCTCGCTCAGCGAAAATCAGAACGCTATGAGCATTACGTTCAGACAGGCGAATTCGAAATT
This window of the Sedimentisphaera salicampi genome carries:
- a CDS encoding secretin N-terminal domain-containing protein is translated as MVKKYRSLKAKFWSIAFLAALLVMSQHLLFAQQNEEVSERQKSILERLDIELQEGETFDEAMMRARQERSSQKAGARAIQNKAAGQQGSDQQAAQTQQTEQNGSDQQGQNAQASQQELTPEQQEAMERNRQAMEKAMEFLKKARQQREEAKEKYPEKFEQKNQPQPSKQTQTKNTARQDGQTLKPIKQGDTVQAAELPAAKEAAEGDFDVPEIGDANKKLNLSVKLPEKVEITSLIELVGKQLGLNYIYDQNKVRGEVMLKVHNGKIKVKDLYGLLESVLKFRGFIMTRRGNLVTIVTKNEASELDPAIVEGDQDVKPGDVIITRVFKLDHINTDSAKKMLMSMKLGISIVDLPETRSLIVTGYSYRMPRIQKMLSLVDVAGEKRVFEYRRLEYTLASSLVDKVEALAQNLGTVDVTVSSSSSSQRQPVRRDSKGRIIPNKKNGSSSSTVGQGKTEGVYLDVDDRTNRILMIGTEEEIKEVEGLIEAFDVPKQDLRKIQQYDIEFVGAEVVIDALEQLGIVAGEQSSASRLATARRPRGSTQQKSNSPSNAVIEDAKEVLEDEPQVVLLETSNSLLVNATDEQHEKIHSIIGYIDVEPEEDAAPVKVYPLENQSVQDIEETLVEVVERIAKDKAEKAGLSGQSSAGGSSSSRGKIQKTSLSSKGAGNTEVTITGDEGTNSIIVYANKKDQDWIEKLITELDKKRPQVLIDVTLVEVSQKDEFEYDLDVATSKNGLDDTSGAISAPINAGNVALGNFLEGRWDTENDKFKGFYSDSDIQSLLTVMKKKNYGRIMAKPKLLVNDNQEGTIETTTTTYKPQTQTDYVGDENPTAVESQTWEAYNAGVNLTITPHISEGDLLRLEIKVNRTDFDYSTSSSTSERPYDEIKSDVKTVVTVPDSSTIILGGLISINQGKGGSKVPILGDIPLVGGLFKTVSNSDDQSKLYVFVKANILRPTSGTKTGLDDLLEQSELQRESFEEAEQNFHKYQDFPGLESKKMEPDKVLEME
- a CDS encoding nucleotidyltransferase family protein; this encodes MSKLTKQQIFERLNEESKNLKKQFSVSSLGLFGSFAHNQAGEDSDIDLLVRLDKPTFRNYMGLKHHFEKEFGRKVDLVMEGTVKPRLRCKIDSEVEYAEEF
- the gspE gene encoding type II secretion system ATPase GspE; the protein is MKELLVNKARETGIVDGELLERYLGENSGDPRRIDDLVLGCHNFTEESVLKLFAEALDMPFVEEIRPTDVPAEFIDNVPAVYAQNHYVVADSGGGEGMLRVISFQPLNFEVYDNVSRMTGMEVEPAISTKTNITAAIDEAYEQKTSVAEEVAEELDSQNLDNLVNEVSSSDDLLDVVNRPPVIRLVNDIFFRALQMRASDIHIHPFENKIQIRYRIDGILYDSLSLNRNVLPLIISRIKVMAGMDIAERRLPQDGRTAVRLGQREIDLRVSTVPTAYGERCVLRILDKSKGVLQLEDLGFIGEDLKTFDQLLKKSHGVIFVTGPTGSGKSTSLYAALQRINSSEKNIMTVENPIEYQLEGISQMQVSEKKGMTFANALRHILRQDPDVIMVGEVRDEQTARMAIQSSLTGHLVFSTLHTNDSASSMSRLIDLGVEPYLVSSSIIAIMAQRLARRICPSCRVEYRPKSHELRELGLSESTDTHFYMGEGCEKCFNTGYRGRIGLYELLVVNEELRSMVSDNLPAGVLKKKAVEQGLKTLRMDGAMKVMAGDTTISEVLRVTQTDLL
- a CDS encoding type II secretion system F family protein, with the translated sequence MPRYSYTAYNQNSKKQKGTVSAENSYDARKQLRNRGLHPLKVEEVRGEGGSEGFSLKPTNPSKLVGEFSKELSLLLKSGIKLTDGIGVLSEQQSHSGFKNALSDIRERVVSGESFAEAVKDYPQYFDVIYVNMARVGEYTGRFAENLASVANFMEKRQKMQSRLATAMIYPAILITFGIGLMIFFTSFVIPKMATQLQKMNQELPAVTKGVIAVSEVITNLKAVLAIVVVLVLIGLLFKYILRTSRGKLLFDRLVVNMPVTGKLMRESIAARFAMTLSELLRSGLPVAESLKVVSDVTRNMVMVKAIGESRDRIMTGSSIAAPLKDSGILDRTTAHMVEVGEKSGELELMLQNVGQKLEASTDTFIERLNAIIEPVIIIFIAAGIATLALAMILPIVRFTTGQI
- the gspG gene encoding type II secretion system major pseudopilin GspG translates to MKKRKMNKGFSLVEVMAALIIIGLLTAIVAQNFLAQTDKARVKQTKANLKMLHNAVSQFKLDTGRYPSADEGLSVLVEEPADVQGWNPSGYLQTTDLPTDAWGNEFFYQEYPESGKPFVIISFGADGEAGGEGYDADLYSTDAN
- a CDS encoding pilus assembly FimT family protein, with protein sequence MKGSPKNILGFSLVEMMMCLVVVGLITGIVIYASNTLSTSARFQRQAYHILETFREASIAASQSDRRYGVMFDFINFEYVLYEINTDQPYSKGFETLREEDILESRSFNDYCELLYVQFDDGEYIDSTSEQGKALFLVGKGGWDYGGKVVLSDIEGNLHSIVVNRLGNNPELLEGDVQLLEPAYDLSF
- a CDS encoding type II secretion system protein, with protein sequence MKTLSQNRKAFTLLESMAALFVMGIVTTGVMVTISNCIDSMTDMRLEQEAVKLARENMEYLLAEKDVREYVESGVDEYNPNLSWEMGYEVKTFPETDQQWIKAFSMVEFYNSDNELDSVELENWLAKLSMRESQQLEEQRQLEQEYLDQLAEDDSEYSDEQKDGQSSQEESQAQGEDRDARNDSDEDSDSPSSQQDSESGQRQPQSDFENLKDEVMNMFGGQE
- a CDS encoding prepilin-type N-terminal cleavage/methylation domain-containing protein, which codes for MRKGLTLLELLAALAVTSIILITMVTLLYASQNTLKTINTELDESTRSQEVLQKIAEDINEFAAEGENVTFKLESKNTPEGLLYRFEMINYFNTSSNQKDVFKKVVWQSDFDVMLGTFVIYRSRSGMKLEDSVVSTEQQQNPEREIYVPVTTGATYFSIQAYDNDNLLDEWKDDNMPGAMFIGISFAPPVELITGEVVVPEEDRSYRTVSVSRSRNYDFKFVEKDLEAEYEELLEEDEEESESEQDPEAQEKAGREDNPEIPASGSDSAGGESEALERGE